One segment of Drosophila mauritiana strain mau12 chromosome 3R, ASM438214v1, whole genome shotgun sequence DNA contains the following:
- the LOC117145327 gene encoding DNA-directed RNA polymerase II subunit Rpb4-like has translation MSFINPVDMVDEDAADLQFPKEFENAETLLISEVHMLLDHRKRQNESADEEQEFSEVFMKTYAYTDSFRKFKNKETIMSARSLLMQKKLHEFELAALGNLCPEAPEEAKALIPSLEGRFEDEELRQILDDIGTKRSLQYYNTTTTTYKYT, from the coding sequence ATGTCTTTTATCAACCCCGTGGATATGGTGGATGAGGACGCCGCCGACCTGCAGTTTCCCAAAGAGTTCGAAAATGCCGAGACGCTGCTGATATCGGAGGTGCACATGCTTCTCGATCACCGCAAGCGACAAAACGAATCCGCCGACGAGGAGCAAGAGTTCTCCGAGGTCTTCATGAAGACATACGCCTACACGGATAGTTTTCGGAAGTTCAAAAACAAGGAGACCATTATGTCTGCGCGAAGCTTGCTGATGCAGAAAAAGCTGCACGAATTCGAACTGGCCGCACTGGGTAATTTGTGTCCGGAGGCGCCCGAGGAGGCCAAGGCGCTGATTCCTTCACTAGAGGGTCGCTTCGAGGATGAGGAGCTGCGCCAAATACTTGACGATATCGGCACTAAACGCAGCTTACAATACTACaatactactactactacgtATAAATATACTTAG